Below is a window of Lacrimispora xylanolytica DNA.
TTTTAAATACTGCTTGTCCATCATATTGTCGATTCGGATGATGTGAGCTTTGGAATCTCTCAGTACATCTGCGAAATCAGATGTTGTAATTAAAATGTCATAAAAATCAGGGCTGACAGATCCAATGTCAGACGCATCAACGGTTGCTTCAATCTTTTCTGCATCAAGAATCTGCTGAGTGAATAAACGAAGCATCATAGAGCTTCCTACACCTGCGCCGCAAACTGTTACAATCTTAATCATAATGAACCCTCCTTAATAATTTCTAATATTTGTTCTGCATTTTCAGCCATGGTAAGGCGTTCTACCTTACTTTCATCCATTAGTATATCCGCTAGTTCTGTAAGAGCCTTTAGATGAGACTGATGGTCAATGGCACATAAGCCAACTACGATCCTTACTGGATCATTCTTTGGGTGACCGAATGGAATCGGCTCTTTTAAGGTTACAATGCTAAGTCCTATATCCAGTGCACCTTCTTCTGGTCTTGCATGGGGCATTGCGATTCCTGGGGCAATTACAATATAAGTGCCGTTTACCTCCACATTTTTTATCATGGCCCTGATATAAGACTCGTCTGCCAGACCTTTGTCTACCAGAAGTCTGCCGCTTTCTGTTACGGCTTCATCCCGGCTGGCGGCTTCAAATTTTGCTGAGATCAGCTCAGTGGTTAAGATTTCTTTTAACATAGGTTGGTAAATTCCTTTCTTTAATTGTGAATTTTCTGTAATTCCCAAATATATACTCAACTCATTTTTTAATGGGGTCAGCTGGTTCTCCTCAACCTTTACATATTTGTGAATAATGTTCATCACGTCGGATATATGAATCTTTGCAGTGAGAAAGGACAATTGATTCTGTATTTCCTTGATATCATAGTCAGAAAGATAGGGGGTGACCTTTAAGACCGGGATATCTCTAAATTGAAATGGCACCGTTGAAATGATGAAATCCGGATAATGCTCCTTTAGCCACAGTGCCGCATTCCTGACACTAAAGGTTCCAAGTATGTTTACATGGAACATGGATTGCAGCCTGCTTTTTAATATTTCGGAGGTACTGATTCCGGCATTGCACACGATGATTACATTGGGTGTTCTCCGGACCTGTTTTTCATTTCGTTCGATGACCGAAGCAAAAAACAGGGTAAAATAAGATATTTCATGCTCATTGAACGTTACCTTCAACTTGTCCTCTAACACCCTGACTCCCTGTTCCACTGCCTTGTTAAGTCTTGAAAAATGATCCAGAACGTATTGGAGCAATGGATTTTCTGCCCAGTCAGAGGATAATGCTCTCTTATAAGCAGGACGCAGGTGATTGAGAAGTCCCTCATAAAGTTTGGAATCCGTTAAAAACGCTTCAAAGCCATATTCCTTTTCCACTGCCTCGATGAACTCGTTGGTCACCAGATGAAAAGGCAGCCATTTTTCTGACAAAAGCTCCTCGTATTTGACTACCGAGGCTTCTCCCAGCTTATTGGCCAGGTAAAAGCAGTCATCAACCGGGACCTCTCTCTGAAAAAGCTCTTCCAGCTCTTTCTTTCGTTCTACAAAGGTAATCTCTTCTCTGGTAAGGGGTTCCCTGGGACCTTCCGGAAATCGCTTTCCAATGGAAAGTCTGGCATAGGTGACCCAAAAAGTTACCAGCATCCGCTGAAAAGATACATCACTTAGTTCCACATTGAGCCGCTTTGCCACATCATCCAGAAACGCCTCGCAGGAGTATAAAAACCGGGAGCTTCTCTTTTCTAATTTATCTTCGAAGAACAATGGGTCCTCGCTGATGGTCAGTATGAGAAGGTTTCGGATGCTTCGCTCATTTCCGGTAATTTGATAGCCCTTAAATGGCGTCGCTTCCATTCCAATGGTATGATAACGGAATATTTCCTTTATTTCCTTTAAATCTCCTAACAGGGTGTTTCTTGAGATATCCAGCTCCTTTAGAAGATCTTCTACGGTAAATTGGTCCCCGGATAATAAAATGGCTTCCATCACACGCAGACGGCGAAATCTTTGATTGGATAAAACAAAATCAGAAGTGGAACCGATCAGCTCTTCAAATTCAATCATCAAAGGTTCCTCATAAATCAATCTTCCTTTATCTGCTTTGATGACCGGATATTCGGCGGCCTCCAGCATTTCATTTAATTTTTTTATATCGCTGTATATGGTCCTGGTACTTACAGCCATCTGCTGCGCCAGCTCCCGGACGGTAAATTCACGTTTGTTTTGGCAAACCAGCAGGAATATGTTTGGAAGTCTGTTTTCCATTGGTTCCTCCTTTATGATGAAAGTATAACATTTGTGCAAAACCATCAACAAATCCATTTTGCTTCACTGATTTTGAACAGATATGTATATGGTGTATTATTGTCTGTTTTTCTATCTTAAAATATTAGATAACTTTACTTTTTCTCTTTTTTCTTTGGATTCTCAGGAAACCAGCCTTTTTCCACTCTCTGCTTCTGCTCAAAAAGCTCGTTGATACTCCACAGAAGAGAAAACCCCATAACAGCCGATAAGCAGGAGGCCGCAATGTTGGTCAAAAAAAGTGACAGGCCAATAAAAGCGATTCCTGTAATCAAAAATAAAGGCCATACCTTTGTGCCAAAGTAATACTCCGATTTAATTACCACCGGATGTAAAAGTCCGATGATCAAAAATGTTCCGATTCCAGTGATTAATCCCTGATAGTTCATAAGCTCCTCCATATAGATTTACCCTTATTACTGGGTCAATCTTTTTCGTTTTTATTTTATCTTATTTACCATTGGATGGAATTATACAATATACAACTGCTTATTGATAGGCATAAAAAAAGCAAACTGTCCCCTAACAGTGAAACACAGGCTCTTTTTCTGTGCTTACTATTAGGGGACAGCTTACCCCTTTTGCGCTGCTATATAGGAAATTTTAATAAAATCAAAGATTCTATGATTCTAAGTCAGGGGCTTCAGGATGATTACCACGAGTTTTTTCAGGCATCGCTGCCTTAATGGCATCAGCCTCTGTTTGTGTAATAACACCCTCATTCACCATTTCTGTAAACAGATCAATCCTTTCTTTCTTGTTATCAGAAGAAAAATATTCCTTTTTTTCTGCTTCGGTCATAGCTTCCAATTTGGCTCTCTCGGCTTCTCTTTCGGATTCAAGATTGTTTAAATAAGCTATAATCTTGTCAGATGCCTCCTGATTTATGGTTCCGGCAGATACAAGACTGGCAAGATTGTTTTCAAGGGAGCCGAAGCCTCGCTTTCTTTCTCCATCTTCCTTCTTGTGTTCCGGCATAGCTGCCTTTATTGCGTCTGCCTGGGTCTGGGTAATGATTCCCTCACTCACTAAATTTGAGAATGTATTACCTTTCTTTTCTTCCTTCTTTGCGGAGAAGTATTCTTTTCTTTCCTCCTTTGTCATAGCATCCGTCTTGGTTTTTTCCTCTTCCCGGATTGCTTCCTGGGCTTTCAAATACGCAATCACCTTATCGGCAGTTGCCTGATCTATGGTTCCGTTTGCTACAAAGCTTTCCAGACCGCTCTGGTCTAATCCAAAGCCACCCTTATGATCACGTCTGCCAGCTTTTCCTTCGGCTGCAGTTGAATCCGTCTGTGAGGAACCTGCAGATGATGCCGTCGTATTTGCATATACGATAGCGCTGCTTCCAATTGTTATAGATGCTAATGCAAAAGCTAATAATGAATAATTTTTAATGTTTTTCCTCATGTAATCATCTCCTTACATATAATAGTCAACAGTTGCTTTTAACTTTTATTGATACTGCCTCCTTTCGTTTACTCTTCCCAAATCATACCAGTTAAATTTGACGGACTTATGTTTGCAATCTGATTTTCCTCTGAATTTTAAGGCAACTTCCTGTCCTTTTGTTCCAGATAAAAATTTCAGTCTATTTTCAGGTAGAAGACAAAATAACGCCATTTCTATGTTATATAATAAACCGATGCTGTTAAAAAGAGGAGTTGAGTATATGGCAAAATTATTACTATGTGACGACGAGGCTGCACTGCGTGCCGTCCTTAAGCGTTATGCTATTTTTGAGAAACATGATGTGGTGGAGGCAGCAAATGGTATGGAAGCAATTTCGCTGTGCCAAAAAGAGTTCTTTGATATTATTATTATGGATGTTATGATGCCGGTGCTGGACGGCTTTTCTGCCGTGAAAGAAATACGCAAAACTAGTCAGACCCCAGTCATCATGCTTTCCGCAAGGGGCGAGGAATATGACAAGATACTTGGTTTTGAAATGGGAATCGATGATTATGTAGTAAAACCTTTTTCCTCAAAAGAAATTATGCTGCGGGTAAACGCTATTTTACGCCGCACCTCCATAAGCACTACCACTGTACTCGAAGATAGGAACCATATTATATATGAAAAGGAAGGACTTCGGGTTGATATCACTGCCTACAAGGTATTTATTGATGATAATCTTGCAGAGATGGCTCCTAAGGAATATGATCTTCTCTTCTTTCTTATACACAATAAAAATATTGCTGTTCCGAGAGAGCGCATTCTGTCAAAAGTATGGGGGTATGATTACTTTGGTGATGACCGGACCTTGGATACTCATATGAAATTATTGAGAAAATCACTTGGTCCTTACGCCAGATTCATCACTACCTTGAGGGGGTTTGGGTACCGGTTTGATGGATAAGATAAAATTACAATGGAGAATGTTTGCGTTTTTGCTGGGTTTTTGTGCTCTTCTACTGGTGGTGCTTTGGTTAATGCAAACCGTTTTATTAAACAGCATGTACAAAATGGTCCGAAGATTAGAAATGGAACAGGCAATAAAAACGGTGGAACGCAGTATAAACAGTCCTGATCTGCAAAACGTACTTGTTACACTGAAGGATACAAAAGAAATTACCGTATCCCTTGCCGATGAGAAAACTCCACGGCCAAAGAGAAGGCCTGAAAGTAAGCATAGAATGGAAATAACTCAGGTGAGAAATTTTACCCTGGAAGACGGGAAGACCATATCGTTATTGTTTAATGCAGTGATCACCCCTGTAAATGCAACCCTGACTACCCTGAAGCTGCAGCTTTATATCGTTACAGGTATTATGATCATCCTATCTGTATTTCTTGCTCTGCGAATCGCTAAAAAGGTTTCAACCCCCATAGCCGAGACCAACAAGAGTGCTAAGGCTCTGGCCTCCGGCAATTACAACGTCAGCTTTAAAGGCCATGGGTTCCTGGAAATTAAGGAGCTTTCTGATACACTAAATACCGCAGCGGCAGAGCTTCGCAAAACGGAAAACCTCCGGCGGGAATTAATGGCCAACATTTCCCATGATCTGCGGACTCCTCTTGCACTGATTTACAGCTACGCCGAAGTGATGCATGATTTCCCTGATGAAATATCTCAAGATCAAACTCAGATTATTATGGATGAAACGAAGCGGCTAAGCTCTCTGGTCAATGACATAATGGATGTATCACGTCTGGAAACCGGGACTATGGAAATTAACAAAAGGACTTATTCCATCACCAAAAACATAAGCCAGACCATGGAACGGGTCGCTGAGCTTGTCCGTAAGGATGGGTATAAGCTTTCTTTTGATTACCAGGAAGAGGTCTATGTCAACGCTGATGAGATAAAAATCACACAAGCTATTTATAATCTCCTGATCAATGCCATTCACTATAGCGTACTTGAAAAGGATATCGTGATACGCCAGATTTCTTACAAAGGCTTTATCCGGATTGAGATTGAAGACCACGGTTGCGGAATCGCACCTGAGGACCTTCCCTTTATCTGGGACCGCTATTATAAAGTAGATAAAATACATAAACGAGGCATCACAGGGAGTGGTTTGGGACTTTCCATTGTAAAAAAAATCATCGATCTCCACGAGGGTACCTGCGGCACAAAATCCAGTCAGGATAAAGGGAGTGTGTTCTGGTTTCAGTTAAAGTCAGGGTAAAAATCCATACAAAAGGATTTCTACCCTGACTTTTCTTTGCCATAAACCTATTTAAATAAAGCTTTGAATCAACTCGTCTAGCACATGGGGCTCTCTTTCCTGGTCAAGGAGCGGTTTTCCGTCTCTTAAGAGAGCATGCTTTTTGTGGAAATCTGCCTTATCCTCTCTATAGATAATTCCAGTTGGAATCTTATCATCAAGGCCCATTGCAATTCTCATTGCCTCCAGCTTATCGGAAGGGTCATAATCCTCCGGTAGAGGCATAACAGCATTTTTATAATATGCGAATGTATTGATCTTATTAAAGGTAATACAGGGCTGCATAATATCCACATATGCGTAGCCTGGATACTCAATGGCTGCTTTCATAAGGGCTGTCAGCTGCTTGGCATCACCGCTGAAGCCTCTGGCTACAAAGCCGGCTCCTGATGCCAGGGCCAATAGCATTGGGTTTAAGGGAGGATTAATGTTGCCCTCAGTCTGTACCCCTGTCACATGACCTTCCGCTGTGGTTGGAGATGCCTGCCCTTTGGTCAGACCATAAATCTGGTTGTCATGGACAAAATGGGTGATATTGACGTTTCTTCTGATGTTATGGATAAAATGGTTTCCTCCTTCTCCATAAGAATCCCCGTCACCGGAATTGACGATTACGGTAAGCTTTTCATTGGCTATCTTAGCTGCCACTGCCGCCGGCAGTGCTCTGCCGTGGAGGCCGCAGAAGCTGTTGGCACTGATGTACTGAGGTGTTTTCGCTGCCTGCCCGATTCCTCCAAGCATCAGCACCTCATAAGGATGCTTTCCCAACTCCTCCAAGGCTGTTTTTAAACTGTTTAATATGGAAAAATTACCGCAGCCAGGACACCAGGCTGTTTCATATGTTTTGAATTCACTCATGACTTTTTACCTCCTTCCAGTAATTGTTTCACGATTTCTTCTCCTGTGATCTGACGTCCGTCATATTTTAAGATGCTGTCGTCACAGGCAATTCCTGTTTCTCCGCGAATCAGGGAAGCCAGCTGACCGGTGGCATTCTGTTCTACATTAATCAGCTTTCTGCCGCTGGCATATTTCTTTAACCGTTCCTGGGGAAGGGGATAAATGTCTCCGAATACTAAAGCTCCATAGCTGCCGCCATTCTTATTCAGGGTCTGAACTGCTTCCTTTATGGGTCCGTAAACAGAGCCCCAGCCAAGGAGAAGGGTGGAGCAATTTTCATCACCAATAAATTCAGGCTCTAAAAGTTCTTCGCATAGGCCCTTTAATTTCCTCATGCGCTTTTCCACCATCTGGTTTCTTACAAGGGCAGATTCTGTGATCCAGCCTCTTTCATCGTGCTCGTCACTGTCAGCTGCCACCAGATGCTCTGTCTTTCCAGGCACCAGTCTAGGAGAGATTCCATCTTCTGTAATCCGATAGCGTAAGTACTCCCCTTCTGCCTCAGTGGCATGGTCTGAGAAGGATATCCGGGAGAAGTCGTAAGGCTTTACACAGGCCGTTCCATCGCCAAGATACTGGTCACTCAAAAGAATGACTGGTATCTGGTATTTTTCCGCCAGATTCAAGGCTCTGGCTGTCTGATAAAAGGCATCTTCCTGGGTCCGCAAAGCAATGACCATTCGGGGAAATTCTCCCTGAGAAGCAGAAATAACAAACTTTAAATCACTTTGTTCTGTTCTGGTGGGAAGACCTGTGGCAGGTCCCGGCCTCTGTACATCTACCACCACAAGGGGGATTTCTGCAATTCCGGAAAAGCCCAGGGCCTCTACCTTAAGACAGAAACCGCCTCCGCTGGTTCCAGTCATGGCTCTTGCGCCTGCAAAGGAAGCACCAATTGCCATATTGACAGCTGCAATCTCATCCTCTGCCTGCTCCACCAGTACTCCAGCAGAATTTCCTACAGATGCCAGATACTCAAGAACGGCTGTTGACGGTGACATTGGATAGGCGGAATAAAACTTAAGGCCGCCGGCTACTGCTCCTAACCCTAAGGCTTCACTTCCTGAAATGAGCATATAATCCTGAAAGCCTCCGTCAAGATGCTCAAACAACGGTTCTACCTTTCCATAGCCTGCCTCCGCTGCTTTTACATTCACCTCCAGAATCTGGTTCTTCATCAGACTCTTCATCACCTCTTCCACATAGGTGAACGGCTCTCCAAATAATTTTAATACTGCGCCGATTGCAACGCTTCCTGATGCCCGCGCATTCCCAAGTTCTTTTGCAATCTGAGTCATGGGAAGCTTAATAATATTTAATTCCGGATCTGAATAATCCAGACTGATGTCACATAATATAAAACCTTTTCCTTTTAATTTGTCTTTATGTAATACAATGGTTTCCTCATTAAGTGCTATGATTCCATCCAAAATATCGCTGTGAGAAGTAATCTCTTCTGTTCCAAAACGCAGGAGGGAAAAGTTATGGCCTCCCCGAACCCGTGACATGAAATCTCTCGTTGTAAAAATATAGTAACCGGAACGCTTTAACAGCTTTTCCAGAATAGATACTGTGGTGTCAATGCCCTGTCCGGCAGCACCGCCAATCAGAATATTATACATAAGCTTACCTCCTTGTATTTTTCACTAATTATAACTTAATTCGACAATATTTTCAATATTATATATATTATCTTTAAAAGTTTTATTATTTGTTTATTATTTGTTTATTTTCATTGCATTTTTCCGAGAAATTACCTGATGTTATCTCTTCAAATAATAAAACTGAGATTCCTCCTCCTGTGAAACGCTTTGTATTTTCACGCCAAACGTTTCGCCAATTCGTTCATGAAGTCCCTGATCGGCTGCAGAATTAAAGCTGACAATCCTTCCCTGATCCATTAAAATCACCTGATCGGCATAATTTAGTGCCAGATTCATATCGTGAAGGACCATGACTACCGTCTTTCCCATCTTTTCATTCAGCTCCCGTATCAGCTCCATCATATCGTAGGAGACGTTGATATCCAGATAAGCAGTGGGCTCATCTAATAATATTACAGGGGTATCCTGAGCCAGTATCATGGCAAGGAATACCCTCTGCCGTTCACCCCCGGACAGCTGACACATAGGTTTTTCTCTAAACCAATTACAATCCGCCATTGCTATCGCCTGTTCTGTTATGAGCTGATCCTCATGAGAGGCCGGTTCTAAAAAAGACTGATAAGGGTACCTGCCAGAACGAACCGCCTGTTCCACCGTCATATCCGGTATGTGGCTGCTTTGCAGCAACACGGAGATTTCTCTTGCAAATAGCTTTCGCCTGATGGAGCTGATATCCTGGCCTTTTAAAATTATTCTTCCCCGGCTGGGCTTTAACAGACGGGCTAAAAGCTTGATGACCGTACTTTTTCCGCTGCCGTTGGGGCCTATGATAGCCGTTATCCTTCCCTTTTCAAAGCTTATGTTCATATCTTCAATAAAGGGAATCTTGTCGTAGGAATAAGCCACGTGCTCAAACCGGATCATAGACTCCTCCTTTTCTAACCACTGATACGGTTCTTCCTGCTTTTTAAAATCAGATATAGAAAGCAGGGACTCCCAATCAACGACATAAAGATTCCTACCGGCAGCTCATAGGGCAGAAACATGGTTCTTGAGAGCAGATCGCAGACAATGACAAACCAGCCCCCTGTCAGGGCACTGGCAGGAATTACAAACCGGTTATCCGTGCCAATGAGCAGCTTTACACCATGGGGAACCAATAGTCCTACAAAGCCGATCAGCCCACAAAAGCTTACCGCCGCACCGGCCAGGATGGAAGCCACAGCCAGATACAGGCATCGGCTTACGGGGACATTCATCCCAAGGGTTCTGGCATAATCACTTCCAAGACTTAAAAGATTTAATCCTTTGGAAGAAAGAACGGAAAGTATCAGGCCAAGAAAAATAAGAACAGAGGGACAGGCCAGAGCTTTAGTGGTCACAGAAGAGAGGCCTCCCGCCAGGAAATTGCCTGATCCTACATAGGCATCGGGATATAAAATCATGATTGTATTCATTCCGGCGCTGAATATACTGTTTACTACAAATCCGATCAGCACCAGCATAAGCTGTGACATCTGTCCCAAAGCTCCAAAAAGAAGTACCAGCAGGCAGGCAAACATAGCACCGAAAAATGCAGCTGCCGGAAGCAGATAAAGAGAAGGAGGCAATAGAGCGGACGTCAGTAACACAAAGAATCCGGCTCCGGCATTGACTCCTATAATATTTGGGCTTGCCAGAGGATTATTGAGCACGGACTGAATGATGGTTCCGGACACAGCAAGGCCGCTTCCAGCTAAAAGTGCACCTAACACTCTGGGAAATCGTACTGTCATTATGATACGATATATAGAATCGTCAGGGTCCCCTTGTCTTAAAGTTTTTATAAGCATTGATACTCCTATGGGATTGGCTCCCAGACAGAGGCCCGCCATCAGTCCTAAAAGCAGACCTGCTGCTGACAAAAAAAGAAAGACCCATGCTTTACTTCTTTTCTCCTGAAAGAATGTTTGAAAGGTACTCATAGCTTTCCCCCCATTTTGCATCTGGTTTATATAAAAACATTTCTTTCGGCAAGATGATATAATGATTGTTTTTGACTGCTCGGAGGCCATTCCAGGCCGGATTTTTCTCCACCGTTTCCTTTCGGTTTTTATCTGCCAGTTCATCACTGTTTCCCATGGGTACGACAAAAATATAATCCGGGTCTTCCTGTATGATGGACTCCATGCTGAATTCCTTTAACAGGCTCTTGTTTTTATCTGCAATGTTATTACAGCCTAAATCCTTTAGCATTTTACCAGTCATGCACTGAGAATTTTTTACTATGGCACCTCCGGAATAAGTCACGAGAAAGAGAATCGATGGAGAGGGCAAACTGCTTTTTTTCGATAGAATGGAACCAATCTTCTGTTTGATTTCCACACCATTTTTTTCATAAAGATCCTTTCGCCCTGTAATATCTGTGCAGGTTTTCAGCATATCTAAATAATCCTCAAAATAAGTCACCTGAAAGTAAGCCGTCGTAATTCCCGCCTGATTCAGTGTATCCTTAAGTGCCACGTGTTCTTTTGTTTCGGAAGAAAGAATCACCAGATCCGGGGAGCATTCCATGATTTTTTCAAGGTTCGGACTGTTATAGGTACCAACTGTCACCATATCTTTTGGCAGGGAAAGTCCTCTTTCTTCGAAAGCATCATCGGTAACTCCAACAAGCTCTCCTCCTGCATTCAGCCAGGTCTCTGCAAAGCTTCCCATAAGGGCGACCACACGCTTTGGATTCCTGACGGTGACCTCCTGGCCTAAAGCATCCGCAAACCGATATCCTTCTAATGTGGGGGCCGGCTCCTCACTTTTATGGCCGCATCCATTCACCAATCCGGCAATCAGCATACAGAGCGTTGCAGCAATGATGTATTTGTATTTCATCTTCAAGCCCATGTCCCTCCTGCCTCAAAGCCTTTTCCGTAAGCACAATAGCTGTCCTCTCCCATATAATCCCCCTCATGATAGTACCCTGCCCTTGCCCGGCAGCCTCCGCATTCCTCTTCATAAGCACAGCCATGACATGTCCCTTTGTAATGCCGGGTGCGAAGATGATTTAATAAGCTGCTGTTTCTCCATATCTGGTCAAAGGGCTCCTGTCGGACATTGCCAGCTTCCTCTACCATATAAGCACAGGGTCTTACGGTTCCCGTTGGGTCAATGATGCAATAGGACAGTCCCGCAAGACAGCCTTTTTGAAACCGGGTCTTTACATCCATCTGTTTTGCCACTCGGATAAACTGGGGCGCACAGGTAGGCTTTATATCAATGGGCACCTGCTTTTGCTTTTCCATAATGGTTTTTAGCAGATTCTCATATTCCAGTACCTCAAGGGTGGTTCTTTCCAGGAACTTACCTCTGCCCACAGGAATGAGAAAAAACAGATAGCAGGCAATGGCGCCTGTTCTTACACTGAAATCAATGATGTCACATACCTCGTTCTGATTCCAATCCATAATGGTGGTATGAATCTGAAAGGGCAGGCCGGCCTTTTTACAGTTCTCAATGCCTTCCATGGTCAGCTGATATGCATCCTCTTTTCCACGGAAATAGTTGTGTTTCTCCTGGTCCAGGCTGTCAATGCTGATTCCCATTGCTTTTGCGCCGCATTCTTTCAGCTTTTTTGCAGTATCCTCTGTAATCAGAGTTCCATTGGTACCAAAGACCGGGCGAAGGCCCTGAGCGCTGGCATATGACACCAGCTCATAGATGTCCGGGCGCATGAGAGGCTCTCCTCCACTGAATATCATAATTTTAAAACCTGCGGCTTTGATCTCTTCTATCATTTTTTTTGCTTCTTCTGTGTTCAGTTCTTTGTCACGCCTGCTTCCGGCATCCTGATAGCAATGCCTGCATTTTAAATTGCATTGATTGGTGGTCAGCCATGATACAATCATTCTTTTTCTCCTTCCATTTCCGTCCATACATTTTGCAGCAAAGCGAAAAAGTATATGCTATTATATGTGAGGTGCCTGACCCATAGAATCAAGGCGACGGTTAAAATCATGGCCTTCGTATTTACTTTTTCTTGTGGAATGGTATAATGGAGTAGATGATTTAGATACCTGATATATTTTATATACCGAAAAGAGGTGATGTTTTGTCTACAAAAGTAATCTGCAGCAAACCAATGCATGAAGAATGCTATATGAAAGGGCAATGTTTGAAATACAACGTCTGTCCCATGGCCATGGTCCAGGAGCTTGTTTCCGGTAAATGGAAGATCCTGATTCTCTGGTATTTAAGCAGCAATACCTTACGATTCAGCGAAATCAAGAAACGGCTTCCCCAGATAACCCAGAAGATGCTCACCTCCCAGCTTCGCAGTTTGGAAG
It encodes the following:
- a CDS encoding PTS sugar transporter subunit IIB, yielding MIKIVTVCGAGVGSSMMLRLFTQQILDAEKIEATVDASDIGSVSPDFYDILITTSDFADVLRDSKAHIIRIDNMMDKQYLKEQLLEAINKK
- a CDS encoding BglG family transcription antiterminator, translating into MENRLPNIFLLVCQNKREFTVRELAQQMAVSTRTIYSDIKKLNEMLEAAEYPVIKADKGRLIYEEPLMIEFEELIGSTSDFVLSNQRFRRLRVMEAILLSGDQFTVEDLLKELDISRNTLLGDLKEIKEIFRYHTIGMEATPFKGYQITGNERSIRNLLILTISEDPLFFEDKLEKRSSRFLYSCEAFLDDVAKRLNVELSDVSFQRMLVTFWVTYARLSIGKRFPEGPREPLTREEITFVERKKELEELFQREVPVDDCFYLANKLGEASVVKYEELLSEKWLPFHLVTNEFIEAVEKEYGFEAFLTDSKLYEGLLNHLRPAYKRALSSDWAENPLLQYVLDHFSRLNKAVEQGVRVLEDKLKVTFNEHEISYFTLFFASVIERNEKQVRRTPNVIIVCNAGISTSEILKSRLQSMFHVNILGTFSVRNAALWLKEHYPDFIISTVPFQFRDIPVLKVTPYLSDYDIKEIQNQLSFLTAKIHISDVMNIIHKYVKVEENQLTPLKNELSIYLGITENSQLKKGIYQPMLKEILTTELISAKFEAASRDEAVTESGRLLVDKGLADESYIRAMIKNVEVNGTYIVIAPGIAMPHARPEEGALDIGLSIVTLKEPIPFGHPKNDPVRIVVGLCAIDHQSHLKALTELADILMDESKVERLTMAENAEQILEIIKEGSL
- a CDS encoding DUF4491 family protein, which codes for MNYQGLITGIGTFLIIGLLHPVVIKSEYYFGTKVWPLFLITGIAFIGLSLFLTNIAASCLSAVMGFSLLWSINELFEQKQRVEKGWFPENPKKKEKK
- a CDS encoding response regulator transcription factor, with the translated sequence MAKLLLCDDEAALRAVLKRYAIFEKHDVVEAANGMEAISLCQKEFFDIIIMDVMMPVLDGFSAVKEIRKTSQTPVIMLSARGEEYDKILGFEMGIDDYVVKPFSSKEIMLRVNAILRRTSISTTTVLEDRNHIIYEKEGLRVDITAYKVFIDDNLAEMAPKEYDLLFFLIHNKNIAVPRERILSKVWGYDYFGDDRTLDTHMKLLRKSLGPYARFITTLRGFGYRFDG
- a CDS encoding sensor histidine kinase yields the protein MEQAIKTVERSINSPDLQNVLVTLKDTKEITVSLADEKTPRPKRRPESKHRMEITQVRNFTLEDGKTISLLFNAVITPVNATLTTLKLQLYIVTGIMIILSVFLALRIAKKVSTPIAETNKSAKALASGNYNVSFKGHGFLEIKELSDTLNTAAAELRKTENLRRELMANISHDLRTPLALIYSYAEVMHDFPDEISQDQTQIIMDETKRLSSLVNDIMDVSRLETGTMEINKRTYSITKNISQTMERVAELVRKDGYKLSFDYQEEVYVNADEIKITQAIYNLLINAIHYSVLEKDIVIRQISYKGFIRIEIEDHGCGIAPEDLPFIWDRYYKVDKIHKRGITGSGLGLSIVKKIIDLHEGTCGTKSSQDKGSVFWFQLKSG
- a CDS encoding 2-oxoacid:ferredoxin oxidoreductase subunit beta, with the protein product MSEFKTYETAWCPGCGNFSILNSLKTALEELGKHPYEVLMLGGIGQAAKTPQYISANSFCGLHGRALPAAVAAKIANEKLTVIVNSGDGDSYGEGGNHFIHNIRRNVNITHFVHDNQIYGLTKGQASPTTAEGHVTGVQTEGNINPPLNPMLLALASGAGFVARGFSGDAKQLTALMKAAIEYPGYAYVDIMQPCITFNKINTFAYYKNAVMPLPEDYDPSDKLEAMRIAMGLDDKIPTGIIYREDKADFHKKHALLRDGKPLLDQEREPHVLDELIQSFI
- a CDS encoding 2-oxoacid:acceptor oxidoreductase subunit alpha yields the protein MYNILIGGAAGQGIDTTVSILEKLLKRSGYYIFTTRDFMSRVRGGHNFSLLRFGTEEITSHSDILDGIIALNEETIVLHKDKLKGKGFILCDISLDYSDPELNIIKLPMTQIAKELGNARASGSVAIGAVLKLFGEPFTYVEEVMKSLMKNQILEVNVKAAEAGYGKVEPLFEHLDGGFQDYMLISGSEALGLGAVAGGLKFYSAYPMSPSTAVLEYLASVGNSAGVLVEQAEDEIAAVNMAIGASFAGARAMTGTSGGGFCLKVEALGFSGIAEIPLVVVDVQRPGPATGLPTRTEQSDLKFVISASQGEFPRMVIALRTQEDAFYQTARALNLAEKYQIPVILLSDQYLGDGTACVKPYDFSRISFSDHATEAEGEYLRYRITEDGISPRLVPGKTEHLVAADSDEHDERGWITESALVRNQMVEKRMRKLKGLCEELLEPEFIGDENCSTLLLGWGSVYGPIKEAVQTLNKNGGSYGALVFGDIYPLPQERLKKYASGRKLINVEQNATGQLASLIRGETGIACDDSILKYDGRQITGEEIVKQLLEGGKKS
- a CDS encoding ABC transporter ATP-binding protein encodes the protein MIRFEHVAYSYDKIPFIEDMNISFEKGRITAIIGPNGSGKSTVIKLLARLLKPSRGRIILKGQDISSIRRKLFAREISVLLQSSHIPDMTVEQAVRSGRYPYQSFLEPASHEDQLITEQAIAMADCNWFREKPMCQLSGGERQRVFLAMILAQDTPVILLDEPTAYLDINVSYDMMELIRELNEKMGKTVVMVLHDMNLALNYADQVILMDQGRIVSFNSAADQGLHERIGETFGVKIQSVSQEEESQFYYLKR